One window of Marinilabiliales bacterium genomic DNA carries:
- the hisA gene encoding 1-(5-phosphoribosyl)-5-[(5-phosphoribosylamino)methylideneamino]imidazole-4-carboxamide isomerase: protein MIELIPAIDLIEGKCVRLEKGNFNSKTIYRDDPVDLAKKFEDLGFRRLHIVDLEGAGKGRLTHLKVLEKISARTALFTDFGGGIKDLADVRSIFSAGASMVCIGSMAVKNEDELDRVLAEYAGNRILLAADARDEKIVISGWKEDAGIPLIEFIGKMMKKGISTVLCTDIERDGMLSGTSVGLYKKIMENYPGLFLIASGGVGSAGDIGLLDESGIPAVVFGKAWYEGKIRFDDLKNFFV, encoded by the coding sequence ATGATTGAACTGATACCGGCAATAGACCTGATAGAGGGCAAATGTGTCAGGCTTGAAAAGGGGAATTTCAATTCGAAAACGATTTACCGGGATGATCCGGTTGACCTGGCGAAAAAATTTGAGGACCTTGGCTTCAGGCGACTGCATATAGTCGATCTTGAAGGTGCGGGCAAGGGCCGGCTGACCCATCTGAAGGTGTTGGAAAAAATTTCGGCAAGAACTGCCCTGTTCACTGATTTTGGAGGCGGGATAAAGGATCTGGCAGATGTCAGGTCCATATTCAGTGCAGGTGCATCAATGGTTTGCATTGGAAGTATGGCAGTAAAAAACGAAGACGAATTGGACAGGGTGCTGGCAGAATATGCAGGAAATAGGATCCTGCTTGCTGCTGATGCCAGGGATGAAAAGATTGTCATTTCCGGATGGAAAGAGGATGCCGGGATACCCCTGATCGAATTTATCGGGAAAATGATGAAAAAGGGTATTTCAACTGTTCTTTGCACTGATATTGAGCGTGACGGGATGCTGTCGGGGACCTCGGTAGGCCTGTACAAAAAAATCATGGAAAACTATCCGGGCCTTTTCCTGATAGCAAGCGGAGGTGTCGGATCTGCAGGTGATATAGGATTACTTGATGAGTCCGGTATCCCGGCAGTGGTTTTTGGAAAGGCATGGTATGAAGGTAAAATCAGGTTTGACGACCTTAAAAATTTCTTTGTATAA
- the hisB gene encoding bifunctional histidinol-phosphatase/imidazoleglycerol-phosphate dehydratase HisB yields MKKALFIDRDGTLIVEPPDDYQVDSLAKLEYLPGVFRAMYNIRKNLDYELVIVSNQDGLGSESYPEEDFLSVQEKMLKAFENEGVVFDEILIDRSLPEDNLPTRKPGTGLLGKYLEGDYDLGNSFVIGDRLTDIQLADNLGCKGILIGSPERIAEVRQASLEKSCSLVTASWNEIFMHLLLPERTATVRRETSETKIEIDLSLDGTGKSKIETGLGFFDHMLEQIARHSGCNLDIRVRGDLHRDEHHTIEDTGLALGQAFLKALGNKTGIERYGFFLPMDDAAVLCGIDFGGRSWLNWEADFNREKIGDVPTEMFSHFFHSFSEEARCNLYVRAAGKNEHHKIEAIFKAFARSIRMAVRREPLNQELPTTKGML; encoded by the coding sequence ATGAAGAAGGCATTATTTATTGACCGCGACGGCACGCTGATAGTTGAGCCCCCTGATGACTATCAGGTTGACTCACTCGCGAAGCTGGAATACCTGCCTGGTGTATTCAGGGCGATGTACAATATTCGAAAAAACCTGGACTATGAGCTGGTTATTGTGTCCAACCAGGACGGACTTGGCAGTGAAAGTTATCCTGAGGAGGATTTCCTGTCAGTCCAGGAAAAGATGCTCAAGGCTTTCGAAAATGAAGGCGTTGTTTTTGACGAAATTCTGATCGACAGGTCATTACCCGAAGATAATCTTCCTACAAGGAAGCCCGGAACAGGACTTTTAGGCAAATACCTTGAAGGGGACTATGATCTGGGAAATTCTTTTGTTATCGGAGACAGGCTGACTGACATTCAGCTGGCTGACAATCTTGGATGCAAAGGAATATTGATAGGCAGCCCGGAAAGAATTGCAGAGGTCAGGCAGGCTTCGCTTGAAAAGAGTTGCTCACTTGTAACAGCCTCATGGAATGAGATCTTCATGCACCTTTTACTGCCTGAGCGAACTGCCACTGTCAGAAGGGAAACATCTGAAACGAAGATAGAGATTGATCTATCCCTTGATGGGACAGGAAAATCTAAAATTGAAACCGGGCTCGGTTTCTTTGATCATATGCTGGAACAGATCGCAAGACATTCCGGTTGCAACCTGGATATAAGGGTCAGGGGAGACCTGCACCGGGACGAACATCATACAATCGAGGATACGGGACTGGCTCTGGGCCAGGCATTTCTTAAAGCTCTCGGAAACAAAACAGGGATTGAACGGTACGGATTTTTTTTGCCTATGGATGATGCGGCAGTTCTGTGCGGGATTGATTTTGGCGGCCGGTCATGGCTTAACTGGGAGGCTGATTTCAATCGCGAAAAGATAGGTGATGTTCCTACCGAAATGTTTTCCCACTTCTTCCACTCTTTTAGTGAAGAAGCCAGATGCAATCTGTACGTCAGGGCTGCCGGAAAAAATGAACATCACAAGATAGAAGCCATTTTCAAGGCGTTTGCACGGTCAATCCGTATGGCTGTGAGGAGGGAACCACTGAACCAGGAGTTGCCGACGACAAAGGGAATGCTTTAG
- a CDS encoding ATP phosphoribosyltransferase, producing MEKLKIAIQKSGRLSEKSLEIISEAGINLGNGSRKLISPSSNFPVEILFLRDDDIPKYIADGVADAGIVGENVFAESDVALEIHERLGFARCRLSLAVQKSVDYKGTSFFAGKRIATSYPNILRCWLDKKGIKADIHVIAGSVEIATGIGLADGIFDIVSSGSTLLSNGLKEVERIMDSEAVLLGSPALAGRKAGIMEEFLFRLRTVLASRNNKYILLNAPDDKLDKIIEAIPGMKSPTVLPLALKGWSSVHSVVNENDFWQVIGKLREYGAQGILVIPIEKMIV from the coding sequence ATGGAAAAGCTAAAAATCGCAATTCAAAAATCAGGAAGGTTAAGTGAGAAATCGCTGGAAATCATATCTGAAGCAGGGATAAACCTGGGAAACGGTTCTCGGAAACTGATTTCACCATCATCAAATTTCCCTGTTGAGATCCTGTTCCTCCGGGATGATGATATACCGAAATATATTGCTGACGGGGTAGCAGACGCCGGCATTGTCGGGGAGAATGTTTTTGCCGAATCGGATGTTGCACTGGAGATCCATGAGAGACTTGGTTTCGCCAGGTGCAGGCTTTCGCTGGCCGTTCAGAAATCGGTTGATTATAAAGGAACATCGTTTTTCGCAGGAAAGAGAATTGCAACTTCTTATCCTAATATTCTGAGGTGCTGGCTTGACAAAAAAGGAATAAAGGCCGATATACACGTAATTGCCGGATCAGTGGAAATTGCAACCGGGATCGGACTGGCAGACGGTATATTTGACATAGTCAGCTCAGGAAGCACTCTTCTGAGCAACGGGTTGAAAGAGGTCGAGAGAATAATGGACTCGGAAGCTGTTTTACTTGGTTCTCCGGCGCTTGCCGGACGCAAAGCCGGAATTATGGAGGAGTTTTTGTTCAGGCTCAGGACTGTACTGGCATCAAGAAACAACAAGTATATCCTGCTTAATGCCCCGGATGACAAGCTGGATAAGATAATAGAAGCTATACCGGGCATGAAGAGTCCGACTGTCCTGCCACTGGCCCTTAAAGGCTGGAGTTCTGTTCATTCGGTAGTAAATGAAAACGATTTCTGGCAGGTGATAGGAAAGCTGCGTGAGTATGGTGCCCAGGGCATTCTTGTCATACCGATAGAGAAAATGATTGTATAA
- the hisF gene encoding imidazole glycerol phosphate synthase subunit HisF, whose protein sequence is MLAKRIIPCLDVLDGKVVKGVNFVNLQEIGDPVEHGAWYSEQGADELVYLDITATHEKRKLLTGLVRNVAETINIPFTVGGGVNGIADAGILLEAGADKISVNSAAILDPALIDQVAKSFGSQFLVVAIDAKNHDGKWVVYRSGGRIVTDRELFEWASEVCDRGAGEILFTSMDHDGVKTGYACRELALMSEKLPVPVIASGGAGKPEHFLEAFTEGKADAALAASVFHYNEISIPDLKQYLSSNNVPVRL, encoded by the coding sequence ATGCTTGCAAAAAGAATTATTCCCTGCCTGGATGTACTTGACGGCAAGGTTGTGAAAGGTGTTAATTTTGTTAACCTGCAGGAGATTGGCGATCCTGTTGAGCATGGTGCATGGTATTCGGAACAGGGGGCAGATGAGCTGGTTTACCTCGATATTACAGCTACCCATGAAAAGAGAAAGCTTCTGACCGGTCTTGTAAGAAATGTAGCTGAGACTATAAACATACCATTTACTGTTGGAGGAGGTGTGAACGGAATTGCCGATGCCGGGATACTGCTGGAGGCCGGGGCTGACAAGATCAGTGTTAATTCAGCTGCGATACTTGATCCCGCACTGATCGACCAGGTGGCAAAATCTTTCGGAAGCCAGTTCCTTGTGGTGGCAATTGATGCCAAGAACCATGATGGTAAGTGGGTTGTATACAGAAGCGGAGGGCGGATAGTGACCGACCGCGAACTGTTTGAATGGGCATCTGAGGTGTGCGACAGGGGAGCGGGTGAGATACTCTTTACATCAATGGACCATGACGGGGTGAAAACAGGCTATGCATGCAGGGAGCTTGCACTTATGTCGGAGAAGTTACCTGTGCCTGTAATTGCCTCAGGAGGAGCAGGAAAACCCGAACATTTCCTGGAGGCCTTTACTGAGGGGAAGGCTGATGCCGCACTGGCTGCCAGTGTATTTCATTACAATGAGATATCAATACCTGATTTAAAGCAATATTTAAGCAGTAACAATGTACCGGTAAGATTATAA
- the hisD gene encoding histidinol dehydrogenase, whose amino-acid sequence MEIFINPPFGQWEELCRRPHIDNSKLEKDVRDIMDMVKREGDDALKKFSRQFDGAEVSDLRVADEEIRKSADLLDGRLKDAIKLAAGNIEAFHRAQKPAEVKVTTMPGVECTMKYLPIEKVGLYIPGGTAPLFSTVLMLAIPAHIAGCREVIICTPPGGNGEIHPAILYAASISNVTTVYRTGGAQAVAAMAWGTETIPRVDKIFGPGNQWVTMAKQIATSYGVAIDLPAGPSEVAVIADNTVPSSFVAADLLSQAEHGEDSQVMLLTTDNTIIEKVKIEIERLMNRLPRRDIASEALKYCRILLFDTYDELMDFTNAYAPEHLIIATENYNELADRVLNAGSVFLGNYTPESAGDYASGTNHTLPTNGFARAWSGVGTGAFMKRTSFQEITPDGIRALGPVIEFMAQAEELEAHRQAVKVRLDYLMNKTNESWNQSIH is encoded by the coding sequence ATGGAGATTTTTATCAATCCCCCTTTCGGGCAATGGGAGGAGCTTTGCAGGCGGCCTCATATTGACAATTCAAAGCTGGAAAAGGATGTCCGGGATATAATGGACATGGTAAAGCGTGAAGGTGATGATGCGCTTAAAAAATTCAGCCGGCAGTTTGATGGTGCTGAGGTGTCTGATCTGCGGGTTGCTGATGAAGAAATCAGGAAGTCGGCAGACCTCCTTGACGGCCGGCTGAAGGATGCAATAAAGCTGGCAGCGGGTAACATTGAAGCTTTTCACAGGGCACAGAAACCTGCTGAAGTGAAAGTTACCACCATGCCCGGAGTAGAGTGTACGATGAAGTATCTTCCGATTGAAAAGGTAGGTTTGTACATTCCCGGTGGCACAGCCCCGTTGTTCTCAACGGTCCTGATGCTTGCCATACCGGCACATATTGCCGGTTGCAGGGAGGTAATCATCTGCACGCCTCCAGGTGGCAATGGCGAGATCCATCCGGCAATACTTTATGCAGCCTCAATTTCAAATGTAACCACTGTTTACCGTACCGGAGGGGCACAGGCTGTTGCTGCAATGGCATGGGGCACGGAGACAATTCCCAGGGTTGACAAGATATTTGGTCCTGGAAACCAATGGGTTACAATGGCGAAGCAGATTGCAACAAGTTATGGAGTTGCTATTGACCTTCCTGCTGGTCCCTCAGAAGTTGCCGTGATAGCTGACAATACCGTTCCCTCCTCTTTTGTGGCTGCTGATCTCCTATCCCAGGCTGAACATGGCGAAGACAGCCAGGTGATGCTGTTGACCACTGACAACACAATAATTGAAAAGGTTAAAATTGAGATTGAGCGCCTTATGAACCGTCTGCCAAGGCGCGATATAGCATCAGAAGCCCTGAAATATTGCCGTATTCTCCTGTTTGACACCTATGATGAACTGATGGATTTTACTAATGCCTATGCTCCTGAACACCTTATTATTGCAACTGAAAATTACAATGAACTTGCTGACAGGGTATTGAACGCCGGATCTGTTTTTCTTGGAAACTACACGCCGGAGAGTGCGGGAGACTATGCATCAGGTACCAACCATACGCTTCCGACAAATGGTTTTGCAAGGGCCTGGAGCGGTGTCGGAACCGGTGCTTTTATGAAGCGGACCAGTTTCCAGGAAATTACACCCGACGGGATAAGGGCCCTCGGACCCGTAATTGAGTTTATGGCCCAGGCAGAAGAGCTTGAGGCTCACAGGCAGGCCGTAAAGGTACGTCTCGATTATCTGATGAATAAAACCAATGAATCATGGAATCAGTCAATTCACTGA
- the hisC gene encoding histidinol-phosphate transaminase, producing MESVNSLIRKNIRELKPYSSARDEFEGDNAVFLDANENPYFRPLNRYPDPRQRYLKKVISDMTQLPADNIFAGNGSDEAIDLLMRAFCEPGTDNVVAPDPSYGMYEVAAAINGAEYRKAQLNEDFSLNTEALREVADGNTRIIFLCSPNNPTGNSFMRSEVLGILDWFGGILVIDEAYIDFSGTQAFIDDVLKIPNLVVLRTLSKAWGRAGIRLGMAFAGREIIDVLNKIKPPYNVNSLTIDEAVRTLHDCRLKDQVVAGIIDTRSMLFERLNNYSFVKKVYPSDANFILVKVDDAEDLYSYLVDINIIVRNRSSATGCSNCLRITVGSHEETDILLDALGEYERSHKNHS from the coding sequence ATGGAATCAGTCAATTCACTGATCAGGAAAAATATCAGGGAGCTTAAACCTTATTCATCAGCCCGCGATGAGTTTGAGGGTGATAATGCGGTATTTCTGGATGCCAATGAGAATCCCTATTTCCGTCCCCTGAACAGGTATCCCGATCCGCGACAGCGATATCTTAAAAAAGTTATTTCAGATATGACGCAGCTCCCTGCTGACAATATTTTTGCCGGGAACGGGAGCGATGAAGCCATTGACCTGCTGATGAGGGCATTTTGTGAGCCCGGTACAGATAACGTTGTAGCACCTGACCCAAGTTATGGAATGTATGAGGTGGCTGCTGCCATTAATGGGGCTGAATACCGCAAAGCTCAATTAAATGAGGATTTTTCTCTGAATACGGAAGCGCTCAGGGAAGTTGCGGATGGCAATACCAGGATAATATTCCTGTGCTCGCCAAACAATCCTACCGGAAATAGTTTCATGCGCAGTGAAGTTCTTGGAATACTGGACTGGTTCGGTGGCATACTGGTTATAGATGAAGCTTATATCGATTTTTCCGGAACTCAGGCTTTTATTGACGATGTACTGAAGATCCCGAATTTGGTTGTTTTACGTACGCTTTCCAAGGCCTGGGGGAGGGCAGGGATAAGACTTGGAATGGCATTCGCCGGAAGGGAAATAATTGATGTTCTTAATAAAATAAAGCCCCCATACAATGTCAATTCACTCACAATTGACGAGGCCGTAAGAACATTGCATGATTGCAGGTTGAAAGATCAGGTTGTTGCCGGGATTATTGATACAAGGTCAATGCTTTTTGAAAGACTTAATAATTATTCTTTTGTTAAAAAAGTCTATCCGTCTGACGCGAACTTCATACTTGTTAAGGTTGATGATGCCGAAGATCTATACAGTTATCTTGTAGACATAAACATAATAGTGAGAAACCGTTCTTCGGCAACAGGATGCAGTAATTGCCTGCGAATTACAGTAGGCAGCCATGAGGAGACAGACATTCTTCTTGATGCCCTCGGAGAATATGAAAGATCGCACAAAAATCACTCATAA
- a CDS encoding cytochrome-c peroxidase, whose translation MRSHLVPALVLSGSLTAFIIFMFSNCNGQRPSEMSQEQVIHEQALVFFRPMPENAFKEGEEACDELIELGKMLYYEPRLSKSGLISCHTCHNFGLAGVDNLPVSIGHMWQKGPRNAPTVLNAALHSSQFLDGREPDVESQALMPILDPVEMASSEEHVLAVIGSIPEYVERFRRAFPEQQEPLVYENVGIAIGAFERILLTFSPFDSFLKGDMSALSEDELRGLVTFIDVGCTTCHVRETLGGHTFAKSITPRELSGDAEPDLGRFEFTGREEDKHFFKVPSLLNVAETFPYFHDGSEWSLREATRVVAMSQLDVKLTDDQLNDLVSFMESLSGEVPEYARLIPVLPPSTETTPLPVFD comes from the coding sequence ATGAGATCGCATTTGGTTCCTGCATTGGTGCTTTCCGGTTCGCTGACAGCTTTTATTATTTTCATGTTCAGTAATTGCAACGGACAAAGACCTTCTGAAATGAGTCAAGAACAGGTCATTCATGAACAGGCACTGGTTTTTTTTCGACCCATGCCTGAGAATGCATTCAAAGAAGGGGAAGAGGCTTGTGACGAGCTTATCGAGCTTGGTAAGATGCTCTATTATGAACCCAGACTCTCCAAAAGCGGCCTGATCAGCTGCCACACCTGTCATAATTTTGGCCTGGCAGGTGTCGATAATCTGCCTGTATCAATCGGCCACATGTGGCAGAAAGGTCCCAGAAATGCTCCAACAGTGCTGAACGCAGCGTTGCATAGTTCACAGTTTCTTGACGGCAGGGAGCCGGATGTTGAATCACAGGCACTTATGCCAATCCTTGACCCCGTTGAAATGGCCTCGTCGGAAGAGCATGTTCTTGCAGTTATTGGTTCAATACCTGAATATGTTGAACGTTTCAGGAGGGCATTCCCTGAGCAGCAGGAGCCCCTGGTTTATGAGAATGTTGGCATCGCCATAGGTGCATTTGAGCGGATACTGCTTACCTTTTCGCCATTTGACAGCTTTCTGAAAGGTGATATGAGTGCACTTTCCGAAGATGAACTACGGGGTTTGGTTACATTTATTGATGTCGGATGTACCACATGCCATGTCAGGGAGACTCTTGGAGGCCATACATTCGCAAAGTCTATAACTCCCCGGGAACTTTCCGGCGATGCTGAACCTGACCTTGGAAGGTTTGAATTTACCGGCCGGGAAGAGGATAAGCATTTCTTTAAAGTGCCTTCCCTTTTAAATGTTGCAGAAACCTTCCCCTACTTTCATGACGGAAGCGAGTGGTCACTGAGGGAGGCAACCAGGGTTGTTGCCATGTCTCAGCTTGATGTTAAACTTACCGATGACCAGTTAAACGACCTTGTAAGTTTTATGGAATCCCTTTCGGGGGAAGTTCCCGAATATGCCAGGCTTATTCCCGTATTGCCTCCTTCAACTGAAACGACGCCTCTTCCCGTTTTCGACTGA
- the hisH gene encoding imidazole glycerol phosphate synthase subunit HisH, with protein MNSRNDIVIIRYNAGNIRSVDFALQRLGLSSEITDDHEKIRNAGKVIFPGVGEASGTMEHLRERGLDSVIKELKQPVLGICLGMQLMCRFSEEGNTSCLGIFDADVVRFRTGKVPHMGWNELEDLRGYLYDNSAGREFVYFVHSYYVPEVMNTTAVSDYGCRFSASLERDNFFATQYHPEKSGSYGEKILQRFIQL; from the coding sequence GTGAATAGCAGAAACGATATAGTCATTATAAGGTATAATGCCGGCAATATCAGGTCGGTTGATTTTGCACTGCAGCGACTCGGGTTATCTTCTGAGATAACTGATGATCATGAAAAGATCAGAAACGCAGGCAAGGTCATTTTTCCCGGAGTGGGTGAAGCGTCAGGCACTATGGAGCATCTCAGGGAGAGGGGACTTGATTCTGTAATTAAAGAGCTGAAGCAGCCTGTATTGGGCATATGTCTTGGCATGCAGCTTATGTGCCGGTTTTCCGAGGAAGGGAATACAAGTTGCCTCGGCATTTTTGATGCCGATGTGGTCAGGTTCAGGACGGGGAAAGTTCCCCATATGGGATGGAATGAACTGGAAGATCTCCGTGGGTATCTCTATGACAATTCAGCCGGCAGGGAGTTTGTCTATTTTGTTCATTCCTATTATGTACCCGAGGTAATGAATACTACTGCCGTCAGTGATTACGGGTGCAGGTTTTCAGCATCACTTGAGCGGGATAATTTTTTTGCAACGCAATATCATCCTGAAAAATCAGGAAGTTACGGCGAAAAAATATTACAAAGATTTATTCAATTATGA
- a CDS encoding bifunctional phosphoribosyl-AMP cyclohydrolase/phosphoribosyl-ATP diphosphatase HisIE produces the protein METDFEKCGGLVPVIVQDSLTKQVLMHAWMNREALDLTKKTGKATFYSRSRKKLWVKGETSGNWLKVVSISTDCDGDTLLLKAEPAGPVCHTGSDTCFGEERNKNIGFLKVLDEVIAQRKRELPDGSYTTTLFRSGVEKIAQKVGEEAVELVIEAVGGRDRELLGEAADLLYHLMVLLRHRGQSLKSVVDVLEERHS, from the coding sequence ATGGAAACAGATTTTGAAAAGTGCGGCGGGCTGGTTCCCGTCATAGTCCAGGACTCCCTGACAAAGCAGGTTCTGATGCATGCCTGGATGAACAGGGAAGCTCTTGACCTCACAAAGAAAACAGGTAAGGCAACCTTTTACAGCAGGTCAAGAAAGAAACTATGGGTTAAAGGTGAAACCAGCGGAAACTGGTTGAAGGTTGTCTCCATATCAACGGACTGCGATGGTGATACACTGTTGCTGAAGGCTGAGCCGGCCGGACCGGTATGCCATACCGGCAGTGATACCTGTTTTGGCGAAGAGAGAAACAAGAATATCGGATTTCTTAAAGTTCTGGATGAGGTGATTGCTCAGCGAAAGAGGGAGTTGCCTGATGGATCCTATACAACAACATTGTTCAGGTCGGGTGTGGAGAAGATTGCCCAGAAAGTGGGTGAAGAAGCTGTTGAACTTGTGATTGAAGCTGTTGGCGGCCGTGACAGGGAATTACTTGGTGAGGCTGCCGACCTGTTGTATCATCTGATGGTTCTCCTGCGACATCGTGGACAGTCCCTCAAAAGCGTCGTTGACGTTCTTGAAGAACGCCACTCCTGA